GAAAAGATATATCTATATTTATGATGGATTGAAAAGGCTGCAGCATGCCCTATATACAGAGCCTTATTCTACCACTCCTTATAAAAGGCATTTTGATGAAATGATAAACTATGATCTCAACGGAAATATAAAGACACTCAAAAGAAGGGCTTTTCCTGTTAACGGAAATACGGCAACTCTGGCTGATGATCTGGTATATGAATACACAGGAAACCGATTGGACAAGATCACTGAAAACTCTTCAAATAATGCCGGCTACGAAGGCGGAAACAATACCATTTCCTATGATCTTAATGGAAATATGAAGGATATGCTGGACAAAGGAATCCGAAGAATTGATTATAACTATCTCAATTTGGCAAACGGGCTCGCCATAGTACAACCCCAATCTATTGGTCTGGCTCGTAATACAACAATTAATTATTTGTACAGGGCAGACGGTACAAAGCTTAGAAAAACCAATACGACCTCCGGAGGCAGAGGCTCGTCCCAAACTACGGTAACCGTAGATTATCTAGATGGTTTTCAATATGAGAACTTCACCGGAGGAAGAGGTTGCCCGACATGTAAAACCGAGGTTGCCTTTGAACAGCAGGCATATACGCCAAGTGAAAGACCAATAGGACCTATAGCCCCTGTTTGGGTTTTAGATTTTGTAGGTACTTCAGAAGGATTTTACAGTTTTATAGAAAACCGTTATATTTACAATTACAGAGATCATTTGGGAAATGTGAGGGTAAGCTTTGCAAAAAATGACCAGGGAATTGCTCAGATCAGAAATACCAATAATTATTATCCTTTAGGATTAAACCATATTGGAGGGGCTAATGCTTCAAGTTTTGGAGGTCTGCATTCCTATAAATACAATGGGAAGGAGCTTCAGGAGACGGGGTTTTATGACTACGGCTGGCGACAGTATATACCGGATCTGGGAAGATGGAACGGAATCGATCAGCTGGCTGAAATGTACCTCTCCACCAGTACCTATGGCTATGTTGCGGGAAATCCTGTTTCGTATGCGGATGTAGACGGAAGATGGTTTAATTCTGACGGCTCTATTGACACCTCGGGATATACGCCTCGGTTTACCTCTTCAAGACAGATGCGTAACTCGTTTTTAGGAATAAGCCCGAATGATGGCAGCGGCAGTGGTATATATAACCATAGCTCACAGGCACTGATTGACAGGGCTTTTAATTTAGGAGGAGATTGGTATAATACAGGTACCGGATTTAGCAGCTCTGAAGGGATAGGATTAGGATATGACGGAAGCTATACGAGCCTTAATAGCGGATTTTATAATGGAGGAATTGGAGAGTCCATTATAGATATTCCAGGAGTAACCGTAACAAAAAAAGCGGGGTGGGGAAATTCGCTGCAGAATCATTTTAATTCTTATATGAATAATTGGTATAATACAGGCGGCAAGGCAAATTGGTTTGTATCAGCAGCTGGCTCCGGTGTCGGTGCTTTTGCAAACAGATTTTATATTGGTACAGCCAGACCCAATGCTCCCATTAGCTTTTTTGGCAGAAATTATTATGGTAATGGCAGAACCTTTATTAAATCGGCACCTATGGCAGGGGTTATAGGGAAATTTTCGTTTGGTCTTGGATTAGCGATGGATTTTAGAGGAGTGATAAATTATTATCGTAATCCAAATTCACCTAATAAAGTTTTTCCAGGAAAAGCAGTAATTAATGGTTCCATGGGGGCATTGGGCACTTGGGGAGGCACCGCGGGAGCTATTTACAGTCTTTTTTATTTTGGAGTAGATGCATTTTATGGAAATGGTACAGGATGGGATGGTGTAATGAATGACATAGAGTCGGCAGAGCAAAAAGGAAATTATAATATTGATTGGGGAACAATGGCACCGAATGGAGCATAAAAATTAATGTCATGATAAAAAAAGCATATCACTATTTTTACTACAAAATATACAAATCCATCGAGTTTACTTCAAATGAAATTGGGGGAAGTTTTTTGATTGATTGGAAAGCCTCTTTGGTAGTAGATGCTCTCATTTATTCTATAATTTGTACATTATTCATTTATTACACTATTTTTTTTGACAGGTACATTCATCTAAGCGAAAGTAACATTGATGTATTAATAATTGTTATTCCTGTTTTTTTGCTTAATTATTTCGTTTTTCATCATCAAAATAAGTGGAAAAATATTATTATTTCTTTTGATCAATTACCTAAAAAAAAGAATATCATTGGAGGGTGGATTGTGTTTATCATTATTGTCTTCATCATAGGTAATCTGATCTATTCATTTTACCTAATGAGCCTGATCGATTGGAGCAAGTACCCATAATATTATGTGTAGTAAAAAGCAGATTATTTTTAGTCATTCCAACATCGAAAAGCTAAAGAAAATGGATGGAGAGTATAAAAATGGGAAATAATCAGCTGCTTTTTTCATATTTAAAGTAAATAAATTCAGCACCATTTTATAAAGCCTTATGAATTAGGGCATTTACACAATGCCCTAATTTTGATTTAATCATGATGAAAGGATATTCGGCAATATATCCTTATGGATCTCAAAAATTTTAAATTATGAAAAAAGCTTATTATTACTTTTTCTATAAGTTATACAAAATAATGTTGTGGACATCGTCGCCTTTTGAAAATTTCTATAGTAAGTTTAGAGCCAGCCTGGCTTTGATCGCTCTGGAGCTTTGGGTTATTTTCACAATTCGAAATTATTATCACATTGTGAATAATAGTAACCCAAAGCTGAGTTCTAATTTACTACTGTACGTAATAACAGCTCTTATTATAATTTCAAATTATATATCAATTGATTATTATAATTATGTATGGGAAAAATACAAAACTGAGTTTGATAAATTACCGAAGAAAAAAAATACTTTAGGAGGAATTATTGTATGGGGAATCATTTTATTTATAACCGTGAATTTTCTTTTATCAATACATTATTTATATCAAAAATTTTATGGTATATTAAAATAGTAAAGATGAAAATTGGTCAAGATTTATATTATTCAGAATATATAGGAATATTTCAAACAACAGAGACCGATTTTTCAGATAGCTATAGTGTATTTTATCTTATAAACCATCAAAGAATCACCCGATTTAAAATCATGGGATTGTATTATAGTAATATAGATGACATAGTAAAAAAAATACCTTTAACCTAGATTAAAAATACCTTGTCGATGAAAAAATATTTGTATTTATTATTTACAGGGAAAATAAGAATCGAAAAATGATAATTCTGCGATAAGAGTTTTAGTCTTATTTAACAGAATCATGCGAAGAGGATAAAGATGGTAAATAATTAATTATATTTTTAATACTTAGAGAAAACAATATATTAGGTAATCAATAATACCTTAATTTTGATCTAATCAGTATGATAAAATGTACATAGATTCAGCCGGGATCGATGTTTAATTATTTTGCCAATGGAGGAAGCGTAGATGGTCTTTCTTTTAATAAAGGATATGCCATATGGTCTACCATGGATGATGCTAAAAGCAATATGTATTATGACGGAGATCAGATGTTATCGGGAGATACGGGAGGTATTAGCTTTCATAGAGCAAAATTTAGTAGCGATTTTAGTCAAACTATGTCAAACATCTCATGGCTAGCAAATACGTTAATTGGAGCTGGTGCTACTGCCAATATCCCTGGAACTGGTGCATTTAGGCACAATGAGATTTGGCACGTTACTAAAACTAAAGGAACGTCTTTTGTGTGGCAAGATAGATGGCGTAACCCAGGAGCCAAATATTGGAGAGGGCAACAGGTAAGAGCTTATGAGCCCGCAAAACGGTTAGGAAATAAATTAACGAAAGCCAGAGGAGTACTTTTAGCCGCAGATATTGCAATGTCGGGGGAAGTAAAACCATCACATGCAATTAATGCCTTTATGCTAGGTATTTCAAGAACAGGAATTGGGTCAATAGTTGCAGGCGCTTGGTTTGTTGCCGATATGGGAACAGGGGGCAGTCAATTATTTAAACGGTAATGGTTTTAATACACTGTCTGATGTTATTGACAAATCAGTTGCAAATGAATATGGTAAACTTGAACTATATGATGGACTTTATTAAAAAAATAGGATCATGAAAAGCAAATTTAATACATCGCGTTTCCTTAATGTTTTATTGGTATTATTTGGTTTTATTGTTTTATTAATTTTTACAATTAAAATTTTAAATAAAATGTATATAAAAGGTGTTAGTACAAATGATTATATATTTCTCACTTTCTTTATTACACTCATTATATTCGCTATAAAACATCTAAATGATATTAAATATATTGTAGTACAGAAAGAGAAAATACGCTTTTTTTCAATTCTAAGACCCTTTGGTAAAGATTTATATTATTCAGAATATATAGGAATATTCCAAACAACAGAGACCGGTTTTTCAGGTAGCTATAGTGTATTTTACCTTATAAATCATCAAAGAATCACCCGATTTAAAATCATGGGATTATACTACAGTAATATAGATGAAATAATAAAAAAAATACCTTTAACCAATATCAAAAACACCTTGTCAATGAAAAAATATTTGTATTTATTATTTACAGGGAAAATAAGAATCGAAAAATGATAATTCTGCGATAAGAGTTTTAGTCTTATTTAACAGAATCATGCGAAGAGGATAAAGATGGTAAATAATGAATTATATTTTTAATACTTAGAGAAACAATATATTAGGTAATCAATAATACCTTAATTTTGATCTAATAAGTATGATAAAATGTACATAGATTCAGCCGGGATCGATGTTTAATTATTTTGACAATGGAGGTAGCGTAGATGGTCTTTCTTTTAATAAAGGATATGCCATGTGGTCTACCATGGATGATGCTAAAAGTAATATGTATTATGACGGAGACAATATGTTAACAGGAAATTCTGGAGGAATGACTTTTCATAGAGCAAAATTTGGGTCGGTTATGAATAACTGGTATGATATAGGCAGCAAAGCAAACTGGTTTGTATCAGCAGCGGGCTCCGGCATTGGTACTTTTGCAGATAGATTTTATATTGGTACAGCAAGACCCAATGCTCCCATTAGCTTTTTTGGCAGAAATTATTATGGTAATGGAAGAACTTTTATTAAAGCGGCGCCTGTAGCTGGTGCAATAGGTAAAATTTCTTTTTGGGGAGGCCTCATTATGGATGCTAAAGGAGTCATGAATTATGCAGAAGATCCGAATTCTCCTAATGCTGTTCATCCAGGAAAAGCAGGAATAAATACGGTTATGGGAATAATAGGTTATAAAGGAGGAGCATATGGGGCAGTAATTAGTACATTATATTTTGGAGTAGACGCTTTCTATCCTAGAGGATGGATTGGAGCTTCTGAGACTGCCGCAAGAACGGAAGCTTATGAGCAACAAATGACGGGTCATCCATTTTTCAGTAATTCAGCATTAAAATTTTAAAATTATGAGAAAAATAAACAAAATTTATGACTATTTTTTTTATAAAATGTATAAATGGGTAGAATATACATCAGAATTGGGAGGTGGAAGATTTTGGAATGATTGGAAAGCAAGCTTATCAATGGATATGTTACTATATTTTATTATAATGTCCATATTCATTTATTATAAGCTATTTTTTGGACATTATATTTATATGATTACTTATAATAAAAATGTGTATATTCTAGTAATTCCCATATTCTTATTTAATTATTTTGTTTTTAATCACAATGACCGATGGAAGTATATAATACAAAAATTTGATCATTTACCTAAAAAAAAGAATATCATTGGCGGATGGAAAGTATTTATCATCGTATTACTAATAATAAGTAATCTTATATTTTCATTTTATTTATTATCTCAACAGGCAAAACAAAATCAAACAGGACCTTATGCTCCGGAAGTTGTAAAAAAAGAAAGAAAAGAAGACTCTTTACAGAAAACTCAGCAAATTGAAAAGCTAAAGAAGATATATGGTGAGGATAAAAATGATAAGTAATCAATTATATTTTAGTAATTACAAGACAATAATTTTTAAAACAATAGAAATCATGGCGTTAGCGCAATGTTCTGGTTTTGGTTTAATCAGGATAGAACCATTGATATCTCTGGAAGAACGCCTTATTTTACTTCCGGTAGGCAGATGCATAATTCATTCTTGGGGATAAACCCCGGAGAGGGCGGCGGTGGCGGCGGATATTCCTTCAGCGGAAATTCAGCCGGGATCGATGTTTAATTATTTTGACAATGGAGGTAGCGTAGATGGTCTTTCTTTTAATAAAGGATATGCCATGTGGTCTACCATGGATGATGCTAAAAGTAATATGTATTATGACGGAGACAATATGTTAACAGGAAATTCTGGAGGAATGACTTTTCATAGAGCAAAATTTGGGTCGGTTATGAATAACTGGTATGATACAGGCAGCAAGGCAAACTGGTTTGTATCAGCAGCAGGCTCTGGCGTTAGTAGTTTTGCAAACAGATTTTATATTGGTACAGCCAGACCCAATGCTCCTATTAGCTTTTTTGGCAGAAATTATTATGGCAATGGCAGAACTTTTATTAAAGCGGCGCCTGTGGCAAGAAGTATTGGAAAGTTTTCGTTTGTTGTAGGGGTGGGTATGGATACAATAGGTACTTTAAATTATTTGGATAATCCTAGTTCCCAAAATTCTGTTCATCCTGGAAAAGCAGGATTAAATACCGTAATGGGAATAATTGGTTATGAAGGAGGAATACCCGGATCAATTATCAGCGCTTTATATTTTGGAATTGATGCATTTTATCCAGGAGGATGGGTTGGAGCATCACAAACAGCCGATAGAACTGAAAAATATGAGCAACAAATGACTGGACATCCATTTTTTAGTAATTCAGCATTAAAATTTTAGTCTATGGAAAGAATAAAAAAAGGTTATTATTATTTGTTTTATAAACTCTATAATCATTATGAAAATAGTTCGACACCTTGGTGGAGTGATTTTAAAGCAAGTACTTCAATCGCAGCTTTAGAAATATGGCTAATAATATCTATAGTAAATTATTTTTTATTGATTACGGGAAAAACGACTGGAAACCTAAATATTCGAGATCCTTATGTTTTAATTCCACTTATATTGCTTTTTTTAATCCATTACTTTGCTTTTATTAATACTGATATCTGGAAAAAATATAATAATGATTTTGATAAATTATCTAAAAAAAAGAATAATACATATGGTATTATTACTTGGTGTACTATAATATTTATAATCATTAATATGATATTTTCATTTTATTTAT
The sequence above is a segment of the Chryseobacterium sp. MYb264 genome. Coding sequences within it:
- a CDS encoding DUF6443 domain-containing protein, whose product is MKKILSLFSFMFVAGLSHAQTSSENYISSTTCLNEDCTKKIERVQYFDLLGRPKQLVDVKATPQGKDIVTPMVYDELGRQTRNYLPVPQSSSANGNIYPQASGMVAYPIADVTNIYGGEKIFTEKILEKSPLERVLSQKQIGNAWNTKSTTFGYDLNTAADRVKKYGMVTTWNSAEKIYKNTLQYTATEYAKGQLVKNTVTDEDGNTVVEFKDGSGQTVLIRKVISASENADTYYLYNDYKQQVYVIPPLASASALNATAVETLCYQYNYDSKNRPVEKKLPGKGWEYMVYDKADRLVMTQDAVMKSQSKWLMTKYDQFGRVVYTAMLSGGERSGMQAQANDHVIVESRQSDGFTQDGMQIFYTNNYFHVLEKVLTVNYYDTYPSYGFNPPFPSSIMGKTVLSDNSTAQAISTKSLPVMSLVKNIENDNWTKSYSYYDTKGRVIGTHAINHLGGYSKTEIDLDFTGLIQKSKVYHKRLNSDPEKVITQYYEYDSKNRMLVHKHQIDSNPVEILTQNEYNELSQLKTKKVGGTNAASPLQSIDYAYNIQGRLTKINDPKNLNGKLFGYELKYEDPGYSHMGTSKHNGLISEVDWRNANEDVMKRYIYIYDGLKRLQHALYTEPYSTTPYKRHFDEMINYDLNGNIKTLKRRAFPVNGNTATLADDLVYEYTGNRLDKITENSSNNAGYEGGNNTISYDLNGNMKDMLDKGIRRIDYNYLNLANGLAIVQPQSIGLARNTTINYLYRADGTKLRKTNTTSGGRGSSQTTVTVDYLDGFQYENFTGGRGCPTCKTEVAFEQQAYTPSERPIGPIAPVWVLDFVGTSEGFYSFIENRYIYNYRDHLGNVRVSFAKNDQGIAQIRNTNNYYPLGLNHIGGANASSFGGLHSYKYNGKELQETGFYDYGWRQYIPDLGRWNGIDQLAEMYLSTSTYGYVAGNPVSYADVDGRWFNSDGSIDTSGYTPRFTSSRQMRNSFLGISPNDGSGSGIYNHSSQALIDRAFNLGGDWYNTGTGFSSSEGIGLGYDGSYTSLNSGFYNGGIGESIIDIPGVTVTKKAGWGNSLQNHFNSYMNNWYNTGGKANWFVSAAGSGVGAFANRFYIGTARPNAPISFFGRNYYGNGRTFIKSAPMAGVIGKFSFGLGLAMDFRGVINYYRNPNSPNKVFPGKAVINGSMGALGTWGGTAGAIYSLFYFGVDAFYGNGTGWDGVMNDIESAEQKGNYNIDWGTMAPNGA